The Corynebacterium halotolerans YIM 70093 = DSM 44683 region CACCAGCCGCGGGTCCAGCTCCACCGGGGTGATGGGGTGGGCGGATTTGCCCATGATCTGGTCGATCGAGGTGGAGCCGCACACCCCGCACGCCGAGGTGGTGGTGGTCAGACGCAGCGATTCCAGGCCGGGGGCGCGCACGCCGGTGGCCAGGTCCACCTCGAGCACGTTGTAGGTGTTCGCCCCGTCGGGGCCGGTCGCGCCCGCGCAGTAGCGGGCGGTGGTCACTTGCGTGGCGGAGTTGATGAGTCCCTCGCCGTGCAGGAAGCCGTGCACCAGCTCGATGTCGTTGCCCGGCGTGCGCATCGTGGTGGTCAGCGTGGGTCCGCCGACGCGGATCTCCAGCGGCTCTTCGACGGTGACCGTGTCCGCGCGGGTGTCGACGGTGACCGTCTCACCCAGGTTCACGCGGGTGACGGCGTAGTTCTGTGTGATGCGGCCCATGTCAGCCGACTACCTCCTTGCTCGGGTGTGTGTCGCTCCGGTGCGCAGCTACTTCTCCGCCGCTGCCCCGGTCCCGTAGTTCTCGCGGATGAGCCCGCTGACCCTGCCGATACGTTCGCGGATCACCGCCACCGCCTCCTCCTGCCCGGTGCCCCCGGGAATCGCCCCGCCGGACGCCAGGCCGACGAGGAACGCGGTCAGGGGCGCGGCGGGTCGGGAGGGACCGTGCGCGACGTCGCGGGTGAGATCCAGCAGATCCTTGATCACCGGGCGCAGCAGACCGGGATCGACGCCGAGCTCAGCGGCGGCGGTCTGCAGCCACTGGTGGGCGGTCTCGATGTCGCGGTCCGATTTCTCGTGCTTCTGACTCACTGCTGCATACTCCTCATCCTCACAGTGTATCCCCGGCCAACCACGCGCCGGCCGCGACGACGATGGCCTGCACCCCGAGGTCCAGCGTCGGCCGGAGGTCGGGCGCGAAACCCGGGTTGTGGTTGCCCGGCGCATTCTCCTGGTCGGCGAAGCCGCCGATGCCCCAGTAGACGTACGGTACCCCCAGCGCGTCGGGGATGACGGAGAAGTCCTCCGAGGCCGGCACCGGATCCATGTCCACCGAACGCTCACCGAAGAACGCATCGAAGGACTCGCGCACCGCCGCGGTCGACGCCGGGTGATTGTCGGTCAGCGGGTAGGTGTCGTAGTAGGTGAACTCCGGCTCCCGCGGGCTGCGGGAGGCCGCGCACTCCTGTCGGACGATACGCTCGATGGCCTCGTGGAGGTGCTTCTCGACGCCGTCGTCATAGGCGCGGGTGTTGATGAGCAGCTCCGCCGAGTCGGGGATGATGTTGGACTTCGTGCCGGCGTGCAGTGCGCCGACCGTGACGACGGCCGTCTCCCGCGCCGGGATCTCCCGGGCGACGACGGTCTGCAGGCGCATGACGATGGACGAGGCCAGCACCACCGGGTCCACGCCCAGCTCGGGCATGGAGCCGTGGGAGCCCTTGCCGTGCACGACCACCCTGATCGACGCGGCGGAGGAGAGCACCGGACCCGGGGTGGTGCCCACGTGACCGCCCGGCACGGAGGCCAGGACGTGCTGGCCCAGGTAGACGTCCGGGGTCGGCATGATCTCGGCGATGTCGTGCTCGACCATGTCGCGCGCGCCCTCGGCGGTCTCCTCCGCGGGCTGGAAGACCCCGACGAAGGTGCCCGCCCACTGGTCCCGGTGTGCCTGGAAGGCCTGACAGGCGCCGAGCAGGGAACTGATGTGGACGTCGTGGCCGCAGGCGTGGGCGACCGGGGTCTCCGCCCCGCTGCGTTCGTCGAGCTGGGTGGCGTCGGTGGCGGCGTAGTCCTTGCCCGACTCCTCCCGGACCGGCAGGGCGTCGATGTCGGCGCGCGCGGCGACGGTCGGTCCGTCACCGTTGGCGATCACCGCCACCAGGCCGGTACGGCCCACGCGGTGAACCTCGATGTCGACCGCCTCGAGCTCCTCGCGGATGCGGCCGGCGGTGACGTCCTCCTGGAGGGACAGTTCCGGGTGCTGGTGGAAGAACTTGTAGAGCTCCTCGCGCCGTGGACGCGAGGACTCGAGGTCGCTGAGGATCTCGGTGACGGCGGAATTGTTCAGACCCATGGTGGTGCCCTCCTTGTGGCCGGTTCCGGGGATGGGACGGGAAACCGGGGCCAGCGGTTACCCTCGGGTCCACGGTAAACACTTCCGGGCGCCCCGGTCCGGGAGCCGCGGGTCGGGCCCGCACGGGCGTCTCCTACCACACCGGCGCGGGCGCCGTGCGATGTGACGGAAAAGGCATTTTGTTCTGGGCCATCCGCCGGGTAGAGTCGGTCGTCGGACTTGTGCGCCCTCTGAGGGGCACAGCACTTTTCCGGAAAGAACCGAACATTCCTACTTTGTTGTAGGCCCCCCGCCAGGACAGCGACCGCGTGGAAAGCGGCAGCGAGCGCCCCGGACTACTGAGCCCGGGGAGCGTAAGTGGCCCGATGGAACACACGGATAACGCTCAGGTGGGAACGGGAACCGCAGCGAGAAAGGCACCAGGTCACCTCATGACCATGACTGATCCTATCGCCGACATGCTGTCGCGCGTGCGCAACGCAAACCATGCGCACCACGACATCGTGTCGATGCCCTCCTCGAAGCTCAAGGCGAACATCGCCGAGATCCTCAAGCAGGAGGGCTACATCGAGAGCTACACCGTCGAGGACGCCAAGGTCGGCAAGACCCTGACCCTCGAGCTGAAGTACGGCCCGTCGCGTCAGCGTTCCATCGCCGGCGTGCGCCGCGTCTCCAAGCCGGGCCTGCGCGTGTACGCCAAGTCCACCAACCTGCCGCAGGTCCTCGGTGGCCTGGGCGTGGCGATCATCTCCACGTCCCAGGGTCTCCTGACCGACCGCCAGGCTACCGAGAAGGGTGTAGGCGGAGAAGTTCTCGCCTACGTCTGGTAAGGGAGGATTGAGCACACATGTCACGTATCGGTAAGAACCCGATTGCCATCCCGTCCGGCGTGCAGACCACGATCGACGGTCAGCACGTTGAGGTCAAGGGCCCGAAGGGCACCCTGTCCGTCGACGTCCCGGCCCCGATCACCGTCGCCGTCGAGGACGACCAGATCGTGGTCTCCCGTCCGGACGACCACCGTAAGAACCGCTCCCTGCACGGTCTGTCCCGGTCGCTGGTCAACAACCTCGTTGTCGGCGTCACCGAGGGCTACACCATCAAGATGGAGATCTTCGGCGTGGGTTACCGCGTCCAGCTCAAGGGCAGCAACCTCGAGTTCGCCCTGGGCTACTCGCACCCGATCCTGATCGAGGCTCCGGAGGGCGTCACCTTCGCGGTCGACGGCACCACCAAGTTCTCCATCTCGGGTATTGACAAGCAGGTCGTTGGGCAGATCGCCGCCAACATCCGTCGTCTGCGGAAGGACGATCCCTACAAGGGTAAGGGCATCCGCTACGAGGGTGAGCAGATCCGCCGCAAGGTCGGAAAGACGGGTAAGTAAGCATGAGCAACACCGCAGAGAATCAGAAGCGCACCCCGGTCGGCAAGGACATCTCCACCCGCCGTCGTGCCGCCCGCGCCCGCCGTCACTTCCGTATCCGCAAGACCCTGCGTGGCACCCCCGAGGCGCCGCGTCTGGTCGTCCACCGCACCTCCCGCCACATGCATGTCCAGGTCATCGACGATGTCGCCGGACACACCCTGGCCGCCGCCTCCACCATGGAGCCGGACGTCCGCTCCCTCGAGGGCGACAAGAAGGCCAAGGCCGCCAAGGTCGGCCAGCTGATCGCCGAGCGCGCCAATGCCGCTGAGATCGAGAAGGTCGTCTTCGACCGTGCGGGTTACAAGTACCACGGCCGCATCGCCGCTCTGGCCGATGCCGCCCGTGAAGGTGGTCTGAAGTTCTAATGATCACCACCACCAAGAACATCTACGGAAGGATCGCGTAATGCCGGGACGTGAACGGCGTGACGGCGGACGCTCCGCCGACGAGAACAAGAAGAACGAGCGCAACGATCGCCGCGGCGGCCGCCGCGACGACCGTCGCAACCAGCAGCAGGACGAGCGCAACCAGTACATCGAGCGCGTCGTCACCATCAACCGTGTGTCCAAGGTCGTCAAGGGTGGTCGTCGCTTCAGCTTCACCGCTCTCGTGATCGTGGGCGACGGTCAGGGCATGGTCGGTGTCGGTTACGGCAAGGCCAAGGAGGTGCCGGCCGCCATCCAGAAGGGTGCCGAGGAGGCTCGCAAGAACTTCTTCCGCGTCCCGATGGTCGGTGGCACCATCACCCACCCGGTCCAGGGCGAGGCCGCCGCAGGCATCGTCATGCTGAAGCCGGCCGCCCCGGGTACCGGTGTCATCGCCGGCGGCGCCGCCCGTCCGGTGCTTGAGTGCGCCGGCGTCCAGGACATTCTGTCGAAGTCCCTGGGCTCCGACAACGCCATCAACGTCGTCCACGCGACCGTGGACGGCCTCAAGCAGCTGGTCCGCCCCGAAGAGGTCGCCGCCCGCCGCGGCAAGACCATCGAAGAGGTTGCTCCGGCCCGTATTCTGCGCGCCCGCGCAGGGCAGGAGGCGTAATCCATGGCTCTGAAAATCACCCAGATTAAGGGACTGGCTGGCACCACCCCGAAGCAGCGCGAGAACATGCGCTCGCTCGGCGTGCGGCGCATCCGCCACTCCGTGGTCCGCCCCGACACCCCCGCGGTGCGAGGCATGGTCCACGTCGTGCGCCACCTGGTCACCGTCGAAGAAGTGGCAGGGGAGTAGGTAACACATGAGCGAGATCATCAAGCTCCACGATCTGCGCCCGGCCAAGGGCGCCAACAAGCCGAAGCACCGCGTTGGTCGCGGTGAGGCCGGCAAGGGTGGTAAGACCGCAGGCCGCGGCACCAAGGGCACCAGTGCTCGTAAGCAGGTTTCGGCCGCTTTCGAGGGTGGCCAGATGCCGCTGCACATGCGTCTGCCGAAGCTCAAGGGCTTCAAGAACCCGAACAAGGTCGTCTTCCAGGTCATCAACGTTGCTGACCTCGAGAAGGCCTTCCCGGAGGGCGGCGACATCGCTGTCTCCGACATCGTCGCCAAGGGCCTCGTCCGCGCGAAGCAGCCGGTCAAGGTGCTGGGCAACGGCGATCTCAGCGTCAAGCTGAACATCACCGCCGACAAGTTCTCCAAGTCCGCTGTGGAGAAGATCGAGGCCGCGGGCGGCACCGCCACCCAGGCCTAGACAGTAACCGAGGTTCCGTGAACCTCACCGGGAATCCCCCGCTCGACACCACCAGGTGCCGACCGGGGGATTTCTGCGTTTCCCGCCAGCCGCCGGCTCGGCGGTGAACTCCGTACCGTCGGTAGGCTCGGTCTGGCGGGACGCCCGCGGCAGATCGAGACGACGGACCATGTCCGAGACCACCTGAGGAGCCAATCACCATGCCCATGCTGAAGAGCATCGCCCTGCGCCTGCTTCCCGGCGCCTACATCGCCAACTCCGGCTACAGCAAGCTCAACATGCCCGCCGAGGCCTCCGCCGGCATGCAGCAGATGGCCGCCAGTGGAATTCCGGCGGTGAGCAAGCTGCCGAGCGATAAATTCGGCCACTACGTCGGTATCGCCGAGCTCGCCGTCGGCGGCGCTCTGCTGACGCCGTTCGTCTCCGACCGGCTCGCCGGGCTCGGCCTCACCGCCTTCTCCGCCGGCCTGCTGACCATGTACTTCGGTGACGAGGACAACACCGAGGCCGACGGCATCCGCCCCTCCAGCCAGGGCACCGCGCTGGCCAAGGACTCCTTCCTGCTCGCGATCGGCCTGGCGCTCCTGGCCCCGGACGGCAAGAAGAAGGTCGTCAAGAAGGTGAAGTAGTCCGGGCCGCCCGGCCCACGTGGTCACCGGGCGACGGGAAAAGGGAACGAGGGGACCTGCCTGAAGGTCCCCTCGTTCCCTGCTCAGCACTTGTCGACGCCCCGCCCGGGCAGGGCGTCGACAGGCTCACCGCGTGCGCCGGTGGATGGACTTGTAGGTCAGGTAGGCGCTGAGCCCCTCGATGCCGTACTCCACGCCCAGGCCAGAGTCGTGTCGCCCACCGAAGGGGGCGGAGTGGTTGGAGCCGAAGAAGTTGATGCCGACGGAACCGGAGTCGACCCGGCGGGCCACCTCCAGCGCCCGCTGCTCATCCGCGCCGAAGACGATCCCGCCGAGCCCGAACTCGGTGTTGTTGGCCAGTCCGACGGCCTCGTCGACGGAACCGTCCGCATCGTCGTACTTCAGGATCGCGATGACGGGCCCGAAGATCTCCTCCCGGGCGATGCGCATCTCCGGGGTGACGTCGGCGAACACGGTCGGCTGGATGAACACGCCGTCCTCCAGCCCCGGGCCGACAGTGGTGGTGTCCGCGCTGTCCCCGCCGGTCACCGCCCGCGCTCCCTCCGAGTGGGCGGAGGCGATGTACTCCATCACGGTGTCGTACTGGGCGGTGGTGGCCACCGGTCCGAAGACCGTTCCCTCGTCCAGGGGATCGCCCTGGACGGCGTCGCCGATGGTGGCGGCGACCATGTCGACGACCTCCTCGTAACGGCTGGCCGGGGCGAGGATCCGGGTGGAGATGTAGCAGGTCTGCCCCGTGTTGCGCATGCAGGAACGGATGAGCACCTTCGACATGGCGTCCAGGTCCGCGTCCGGCAGCACGATGGCCGAGGACTTGCCCCCCAGCTCGAGGGTGACCGGGCGCAGCAGTTCGCCGCAGGCGGCGGCGATCTTCCGCCCCACCGGCGTGGACCCGGTGAAGGCGATCTTGTCGACGCCCGGGTGGCGCACGATGGCGTCACCGAAGCGGCCCGGGCCTGTCAGGAGGTTGACCACGCCCGCCGGCACCCCGGCCGCGTGGACCGCGTCGATGATGAAGCGCAGGGACAGCGGGGTGGGGGAGGCCGGCTTGATGACGACGGGGCAGCCGGCCAACAGGGCCGGGGCCAGCTTGATGACGACCAGGTTGATCGGGAAGTTCCAGGGGGCGATCAGCCCGCAGACCCCGACCGGATCCTTGTCCACCACGGACTCCGCGCCCCCGGCCGGGAAGGGACGGACGTCGTCGCCGTCGAGCCAGTCGGCCAGGCCGGCGAAGTAGCGGAAGATGCCGGCCGCGTTGGTGGCGGCACCGCGGGTCTCCGAGATCGGCGAACCGTTCTCCCGGGTGTTGGTCAGCGCCAGGACCCCGGCCCGGGCCTCGATCTCATCCGCTATCCGCAGCAGATAGGCCGCGCGCTCGGCGGCGCTCCGCCCACCCCAGGCAGCCAACGCGCGGCGGGCGGCGGTCACGGCGGCGTCGAGTTCCGCGTCGGTGGCCACCGGCACCGAGCCCCAGACCTCGCCGGTGGCCGGGTCGGTGACCTCGTTGCGTGCCGGATCCGCGGCGGTGACCCAGCCGCCGTTGATGTAGAAATCGTCGACGTGGGTGTACGGCAGGTCGAGTGCGGCGCGGCGGGCGCGGGCGTCGGGAAGCGCCGTGGCGGTGGTCAGGGAAGTGGTCATCGGATTGCCTCCGTGCGCATCAGGGCCCGGGAGCGGGCCAGGTCGGCCTCCGCCATGCGGACGGCGGCCTCGGTGATCAGTTCGGGCAGGATCTCCCGCTCCAGCCGGTCGGTGTACTCGGCCGGGTCCATGCCGAACCAGGTGGTGGACATCGCGATTCCGGCGCGGTCGAAACGCCACAGCCGGTCGGAGTCGCGGACCAGCGCGTCCTCGAGGGAGAAGGCGACGGGGCGGGTGTCGTGGCCGTCGATGATCTCGCAGACACGGTCGACGAACTCGGCGTCGTAGCCCAGCTCGGGCAGCACGCGCCGTGCCACCTGGCAGCCTTCTGCCTCGTGCTCGTAGCGGATGGCGGCCTTGCGCCAGTCCCCCTGGAAGCCCTCCGAGATGATGCGGGACTCGTCCACATGCGCCCAACCCGTGTCGTGCAACGCCGTGGCTACCAGCACCAGTTCACGGTCGGCCTGCGGGTAGGCCTCGCACAGGCGGGTGGCGTAGGCCGTGACGATGGGCAGATGGATGTCATTGGCGCGGGTGCGGGTCTCCGGCACGACCGCCTGCCACAGGGCCTCCAGGCCGGTCGACGGCGCCGCGCAGATGGACGAGTCATCGACGGGGCGGCCGGTGGGAATGGGGCGCTGCGGGTACGCGTCGGCGAAGGCCATGGCGCGGGGATCTGCCGCGTGCGCGCCCGGATCGGCTTTCTCCCAGGCGGGGGAAGTGGTGGTGCTCATCGGACGACCTCCAGGTCCTTGGTGATTTTCTTCAGCTGCACGGTCGGATCCGCGGCCTGGTCGGCCGGGATGTTCTGCCCCTTGCCCAGCGCGGAGCGCACGGCCATGAAGTCCAGGGGCTGGTTCACGCAGTCGGCCGCGATGATCTGGCCGTTGCGGTAGTAGAGGACGGAGAACTTCTTCCGCTCGTCGTCGCGGCGCACCACGGTCTGGTCGTAGCCGGTGGTCAGCCCGGCGATCTGGAGTTTCAGATCGGCCTGGTTGGACCAGAACCACGGGATGCCGGCGTAGTCCTCGGACTGGCCGACCAGGGAGTAGGCGGCGACCTTGGCGTGTTCGATGGCGTTGTTCACGCTCTCCAGGCGCAGGCGCTCCTCCTCGGGCGCGCCGGGCAGCGGGTTCGGCATGTTCGCCACGTCCCCGACCGCCACGGTGGTGCCGTCGGAGGCCACCGCGTGGTGGTCGACGACGATGCCGTTGTCGACCGTCAGGCCCAGCTGCTCGGCCAGTTCGGTGTTGGGGATGACACCGATGCCCACGATCACCAGCTGCGCGGGCACCACGGTGCCGTCCTCGAGCTCCACCCCGGCCACGCGCCCGGTGCCGTCGTCGACAAAGCGCGTCATCCGGGCGTTCAGCCGGATGTCGATACCGCGGGACTGGTGGGCCCGCCGGAAGTACTCGGCGGTCTCCTCGCCGACGGCCCGGCCCACCAGGCGGGGGCCGTACTCCAGCACGGTGGCGTTCCTGCCCATCCCGTGCAGTGAGCAGGCGGCCTCCAGGCCGATGAAGCCACCGCCGACGACCACCACGTCGGTGACCTCGCCGAGCTGAGCCTTCAGCGCCAGCGCATCATCGGCGCTGCGCAGGTACCGCACCCCGGCCAGCTCCGCGCCGGGCAGATCCAGCTTCCGGGCCCGCGCGCCGGTGGCCAGGGCCAGGCGCCGGAACGGATAGGTGCCGCCGTCGGTGGCGTGGGCGGTGCCGGAACCGTCGGCGTTCTTCTCGATGCGGCCGATCCGCTTGCCCTTGACCAGCTCGATATCGTGCTCC contains the following coding sequences:
- the rpsE gene encoding 30S ribosomal protein S5 — protein: MPGRERRDGGRSADENKKNERNDRRGGRRDDRRNQQQDERNQYIERVVTINRVSKVVKGGRRFSFTALVIVGDGQGMVGVGYGKAKEVPAAIQKGAEEARKNFFRVPMVGGTITHPVQGEAAAGIVMLKPAAPGTGVIAGGAARPVLECAGVQDILSKSLGSDNAINVVHATVDGLKQLVRPEEVAARRGKTIEEVAPARILRARAGQEA
- a CDS encoding amidohydrolase; protein product: MGLNNSAVTEILSDLESSRPRREELYKFFHQHPELSLQEDVTAGRIREELEAVDIEVHRVGRTGLVAVIANGDGPTVAARADIDALPVREESGKDYAATDATQLDERSGAETPVAHACGHDVHISSLLGACQAFQAHRDQWAGTFVGVFQPAEETAEGARDMVEHDIAEIMPTPDVYLGQHVLASVPGGHVGTTPGPVLSSAASIRVVVHGKGSHGSMPELGVDPVVLASSIVMRLQTVVAREIPARETAVVTVGALHAGTKSNIIPDSAELLINTRAYDDGVEKHLHEAIERIVRQECAASRSPREPEFTYYDTYPLTDNHPASTAAVRESFDAFFGERSVDMDPVPASEDFSVIPDALGVPYVYWGIGGFADQENAPGNHNPGFAPDLRPTLDLGVQAIVVAAGAWLAGDTL
- the rpsH gene encoding 30S ribosomal protein S8, whose protein sequence is MTMTDPIADMLSRVRNANHAHHDIVSMPSSKLKANIAEILKQEGYIESYTVEDAKVGKTLTLELKYGPSRQRSIAGVRRVSKPGLRVYAKSTNLPQVLGGLGVAIISTSQGLLTDRQATEKGVGGEVLAYVW
- a CDS encoding DUF6457 domain-containing protein, with the protein product MSQKHEKSDRDIETAHQWLQTAAAELGVDPGLLRPVIKDLLDLTRDVAHGPSRPAAPLTAFLVGLASGGAIPGGTGQEEAVAVIRERIGRVSGLIRENYGTGAAAEK
- a CDS encoding aldehyde dehydrogenase family protein, whose translation is MTTSLTTATALPDARARRAALDLPYTHVDDFYINGGWVTAADPARNEVTDPATGEVWGSVPVATDAELDAAVTAARRALAAWGGRSAAERAAYLLRIADEIEARAGVLALTNTRENGSPISETRGAATNAAGIFRYFAGLADWLDGDDVRPFPAGGAESVVDKDPVGVCGLIAPWNFPINLVVIKLAPALLAGCPVVIKPASPTPLSLRFIIDAVHAAGVPAGVVNLLTGPGRFGDAIVRHPGVDKIAFTGSTPVGRKIAAACGELLRPVTLELGGKSSAIVLPDADLDAMSKVLIRSCMRNTGQTCYISTRILAPASRYEEVVDMVAATIGDAVQGDPLDEGTVFGPVATTAQYDTVMEYIASAHSEGARAVTGGDSADTTTVGPGLEDGVFIQPTVFADVTPEMRIAREEIFGPVIAILKYDDADGSVDEAVGLANNTEFGLGGIVFGADEQRALEVARRVDSGSVGINFFGSNHSAPFGGRHDSGLGVEYGIEGLSAYLTYKSIHRRTR
- the rplF gene encoding 50S ribosomal protein L6, encoding MSRIGKNPIAIPSGVQTTIDGQHVEVKGPKGTLSVDVPAPITVAVEDDQIVVSRPDDHRKNRSLHGLSRSLVNNLVVGVTEGYTIKMEIFGVGYRVQLKGSNLEFALGYSHPILIEAPEGVTFAVDGTTKFSISGIDKQVVGQIAANIRRLRKDDPYKGKGIRYEGEQIRRKVGKTGK
- the rpmD gene encoding 50S ribosomal protein L30, producing MALKITQIKGLAGTTPKQRENMRSLGVRRIRHSVVRPDTPAVRGMVHVVRHLVTVEEVAGE
- the fdhD gene encoding formate dehydrogenase accessory sulfurtransferase FdhD: MGRITQNYAVTRVNLGETVTVDTRADTVTVEEPLEIRVGGPTLTTTMRTPGNDIELVHGFLHGEGLINSATQVTTARYCAGATGPDGANTYNVLEVDLATGVRAPGLESLRLTTTTSACGVCGSTSIDQIMGKSAHPITPVELDPRLVVSLPEKLREGQKQFRKTGGIHAAGAFTLDGEPVVIREDIGRHNAADKVIGHLLLEDRLPAEDLILVMSSRASFELVQKAVMAGFPALVAVSAASSLAVELAREAGMALTGFTRENRFNLYSGKLRERS
- a CDS encoding HD domain-containing protein, translating into MSTTTSPAWEKADPGAHAADPRAMAFADAYPQRPIPTGRPVDDSSICAAPSTGLEALWQAVVPETRTRANDIHLPIVTAYATRLCEAYPQADRELVLVATALHDTGWAHVDESRIISEGFQGDWRKAAIRYEHEAEGCQVARRVLPELGYDAEFVDRVCEIIDGHDTRPVAFSLEDALVRDSDRLWRFDRAGIAMSTTWFGMDPAEYTDRLEREILPELITEAAVRMAEADLARSRALMRTEAIR
- the rplO gene encoding 50S ribosomal protein L15; translation: MSEIIKLHDLRPAKGANKPKHRVGRGEAGKGGKTAGRGTKGTSARKQVSAAFEGGQMPLHMRLPKLKGFKNPNKVVFQVINVADLEKAFPEGGDIAVSDIVAKGLVRAKQPVKVLGNGDLSVKLNITADKFSKSAVEKIEAAGGTATQA
- the rplR gene encoding 50S ribosomal protein L18, producing the protein MSNTAENQKRTPVGKDISTRRRAARARRHFRIRKTLRGTPEAPRLVVHRTSRHMHVQVIDDVAGHTLAAASTMEPDVRSLEGDKKAKAAKVGQLIAERANAAEIEKVVFDRAGYKYHGRIAALADAAREGGLKF
- a CDS encoding NAD(P)/FAD-dependent oxidoreductase, with protein sequence MNTPHSAAETGLLIIGASQAGVQLAISLRGLGFTEHITLLGEENHRPYQRPALSKEFLQDAVDKENLIFRSNEYWEEHDIELVKGKRIGRIEKNADGSGTAHATDGGTYPFRRLALATGARARKLDLPGAELAGVRYLRSADDALALKAQLGEVTDVVVVGGGFIGLEAACSLHGMGRNATVLEYGPRLVGRAVGEETAEYFRRAHQSRGIDIRLNARMTRFVDDGTGRVAGVELEDGTVVPAQLVIVGIGVIPNTELAEQLGLTVDNGIVVDHHAVASDGTTVAVGDVANMPNPLPGAPEEERLRLESVNNAIEHAKVAAYSLVGQSEDYAGIPWFWSNQADLKLQIAGLTTGYDQTVVRRDDERKKFSVLYYRNGQIIAADCVNQPLDFMAVRSALGKGQNIPADQAADPTVQLKKITKDLEVVR